One genomic region from Bos javanicus breed banteng chromosome 14, ARS-OSU_banteng_1.0, whole genome shotgun sequence encodes:
- the C14H8orf76 gene encoding uncharacterized protein C8orf76 homolog isoform X4, with protein METGCWLLGGEFEDSVFEERRERRPGPPESYRAKRCEPQWLRICLAMQRTRVRALVWKLRSHMLQGNQACRLQLLSLPAAMKTQHSKNKTKQLSFFFVRCFPESYPGEWFYEETGSSDDVEALTVQKFKGDLAYRRQEYQKALQEYSSISEKLPTTNFAMKRDVQEGQARCLVHLGRHKEALEIATNLENKATNTDHLTTVLYLQFTICSSLQNLEKTIFCLQKLISLHPFNPWNWGRLGEAYLNLGPVLSASLASSQKENSFTSSDTAIKSSFPHSGKDCLLCFPETLPEGSVEVSSGNKQRNEKALKNIQNHMTEERAAVLLETQMKACASFIRTRLWAKISSQKKSEMRFTQRSSVLAPRP; from the exons ATGGAAACGGGATGCTGGCTGCTCGGCGGCGAGTTTGAGGACTCGGTGTTCGAGGAGAGGCGGGAGCGGCGGCCTGGACCACCCGAGTCGTACCGCGCCAAACGCTGCGAGCCTCAG tggttaagaatctgccttgcaatgcaaaggacgcgagttcgagccctggtctggaaactaagatcccacatgctgcagggcaaccaagcctgccggctgcaactgctgagcctgcctgctgcgatgaagacccagcacagcaaaaacaaaacaaaacagttgtCATTCTTCTTTGTCAGATGTTTTCCTGAGTCTTATCCTGGAGAA TGGTTTTATGAAGAAACAGGGAGCAGCGATGATGTTGAAGCTCTGACTGTCCAGAAATTCAAAGGGGACCTGGCCTACAGACGGCAAGAGTATCAG AAAGCACTGCAGGAGTATTCCAGTATCTCAGAAAAACTGCCAACTACAAATTTTGCCATGAAAAGGGATGTCCAGGAAGGCCAGGCTCGATGCCTTGTTCACCTGGGAAGGCACAAGGAAGCCCTGGAGATTGCCACAAACTTG gaAAATAAAGCAACTAACACAGACCATTTAACCACTGTACTCTACCTCCAGTTTACTATTTGTTCCAGTTTGCAGAACTTGGAGAAAACCATTTTCTGCCTACAGAAACTGATTTCTTTGCATCCCTTTAATCCTTGGAACTGGGGCAGATTGGGAGAGGCTTACCTGAACCTGGGGCCGGTGCTGTCAGCATCGCTTGCGTCATCTCAGAAAGAGAACAGTTTCACCTCAAGTGACACGGCTATCAAATCCTCCTTTCCCCACTCAggaaaagactgtcttttgtgtttccctgaAACTTTGCCTGAGGGCTCTGTGGAAGTAAGCAGTGGTAACAAGCAAAGGAATGAGAAAgctcttaaaaatattcaaaaccatATGACAGAAGAGAGAGCAGCAGTGTTGCTAGAAACTCAGATGAAAGCCTGTGCCTCTTTTATACGAACCAG
- the C14H8orf76 gene encoding uncharacterized protein C8orf76 homolog isoform X2: METGCWLLGGEFEDSVFEERRERRPGPPESYRAKRCEPQWLRICLAMQRTRVRALVWKLRSHMLQGNQACRLQLLSLPAAMKTQHSKNKTKQLSFFFVRCFPESYPGEWFYEETGSSDDVEALTVQKFKGDLAYRRQEYQKALQEYSSISEKLPTTNFAMKRDVQEGQARCLVHLGRHKEALEIATNLENKATNTDHLTTVLYLQFTICSSLQNLEKTIFCLQKLISLHPFNPWNWGRLGEAYLNLGPVLSASLASSQKENSFTSSDTAIKSSFPHSGKDCLLCFPETLPEGSVEVSSGNKQRNEKALKNIQNHMTEERAAVLLETQMKACASFIRTRLLLQLAQSQQTSFALERNLKTQQEIEDKMKRFSFKEDTLLLIAEVDSLPAELPGKPWSPPYQAQPEILVKEAGDPGPVT; encoded by the exons ATGGAAACGGGATGCTGGCTGCTCGGCGGCGAGTTTGAGGACTCGGTGTTCGAGGAGAGGCGGGAGCGGCGGCCTGGACCACCCGAGTCGTACCGCGCCAAACGCTGCGAGCCTCAG tggttaagaatctgccttgcaatgcaaaggacgcgagttcgagccctggtctggaaactaagatcccacatgctgcagggcaaccaagcctgccggctgcaactgctgagcctgcctgctgcgatgaagacccagcacagcaaaaacaaaacaaaacagttgtCATTCTTCTTTGTCAGATGTTTTCCTGAGTCTTATCCTGGAGAA TGGTTTTATGAAGAAACAGGGAGCAGCGATGATGTTGAAGCTCTGACTGTCCAGAAATTCAAAGGGGACCTGGCCTACAGACGGCAAGAGTATCAG AAAGCACTGCAGGAGTATTCCAGTATCTCAGAAAAACTGCCAACTACAAATTTTGCCATGAAAAGGGATGTCCAGGAAGGCCAGGCTCGATGCCTTGTTCACCTGGGAAGGCACAAGGAAGCCCTGGAGATTGCCACAAACTTG gaAAATAAAGCAACTAACACAGACCATTTAACCACTGTACTCTACCTCCAGTTTACTATTTGTTCCAGTTTGCAGAACTTGGAGAAAACCATTTTCTGCCTACAGAAACTGATTTCTTTGCATCCCTTTAATCCTTGGAACTGGGGCAGATTGGGAGAGGCTTACCTGAACCTGGGGCCGGTGCTGTCAGCATCGCTTGCGTCATCTCAGAAAGAGAACAGTTTCACCTCAAGTGACACGGCTATCAAATCCTCCTTTCCCCACTCAggaaaagactgtcttttgtgtttccctgaAACTTTGCCTGAGGGCTCTGTGGAAGTAAGCAGTGGTAACAAGCAAAGGAATGAGAAAgctcttaaaaatattcaaaaccatATGACAGAAGAGAGAGCAGCAGTGTTGCTAGAAACTCAGATGAAAGCCTGTGCCTCTTTTATACGAACCAG GCTTTTGCTTCAGCTTGCCCAATCTCAGCAAACATCGTTTGCTTTGGAGAGGAACTTAAAGACTCAGCAGGAAattgaagataaaatgaaaaggttCAGCTTCAAAGAAGACACTTTGCTGTTGATAGCAGAG